The following proteins are co-located in the Desulfonatronum thiodismutans genome:
- a CDS encoding PaaI family thioesterase codes for MKSLIPIQHQYADELSHCYGCGRNNPDGLHVKSFWDGQTSVAMFTPKPEHIAVPGFVYGGLLASLVDCHGVGTAAAAGADRAAGEPLGRYVTASLHVDFLKPTPLGAELELRGRVRERKRRKLVVEVEVLANGVVTVRGEVVAAPMPANMESQG; via the coding sequence ATGAAATCACTAATCCCTATCCAACATCAGTACGCCGACGAACTCAGCCATTGCTACGGTTGCGGTCGGAACAATCCGGACGGGCTGCACGTGAAAAGCTTCTGGGACGGGCAAACGTCCGTGGCCATGTTTACGCCCAAACCGGAGCATATCGCCGTGCCGGGGTTTGTGTATGGCGGACTGCTGGCTTCGCTGGTGGACTGCCACGGCGTGGGGACGGCCGCCGCGGCGGGAGCTGACCGCGCCGCAGGCGAGCCTCTGGGGCGATATGTCACCGCCTCATTGCACGTGGATTTTCTCAAGCCCACCCCGTTGGGCGCGGAACTGGAGCTGCGCGGACGGGTCCGGGAGCGCAAGCGACGCAAGCTGGTGGTGGAGGTGGAAGTTCTGGCAAATGGCGTGGTCACGGTCCGTGGTGAAGTGGTGGCCGCGCCCATGCCCGCGAATATGGAATCGCAAGGTTGA